Proteins from a genomic interval of Papaver somniferum cultivar HN1 chromosome 4, ASM357369v1, whole genome shotgun sequence:
- the LOC113276596 gene encoding DNA-directed RNA polymerases IV and V subunit 2-like yields MADEEKSKDLTGMVEVLWSSDDNNEEAQVQPANVDEMEVDLNSLFHSPTKIDVFSSFKTSNGGSVSEKASTSTFTDQEPINLSEEFLNKFCKDISVSFFEEYGLINHQIESYNQFVEHGIQKLFDSIPMITVEPGFDPSKKGEGEWKYANVFFGKVMLDKPMFWTGEKFSKDDNKEKYLKLFPRHARLQNMTYSARMKVSVKLEVYTQNLMKTDKFKSGKEHSVQKQVISEDERDVVIGRIPVMVKSNMCWLNGLDKNDCDFDQGGYFVVKGAEKAFIAQEQLCLNRLWVYQSPTWLVQYRSDSEVNKRRRVKIEIDDAPTGEDQYFHGGKVLTMHFMSCKIPLWIVFFALGMSSDKEIVDTIEVDISDARTVNILLATINNAEKACQAFSKEREALKYMDGQIKNTKFPPVEEIEEVIGKYLFPHLNGPKQKAVFLGYMVKYLFLCYTGRRKCENRDDFRNKRLGLAGELLEREMRAHINHAKRKMARDMQKDLYGDRPMKPIDYYLDASIITNGLSRAFSTGHWTHPFKKSEKIAGVVANLRRLNPLQMASDLRKTRQQVGYVGKGGDARFPNPSHWGKLCFLSTPDGEKCGLVKNMAITGLVSTNLMEPLKDKLFDCGMEKLVDDAFSASWKGKDKVFVNGDWVGVCDDSLSFVTDLKHSRRSKRIPPQVEIKWDRKHGEVRIFSDAGRILRPLLIVENIKKIKLVKGGYSFQSLLDEGIVELIGVEEEEDCQTAWGIKYLFLGEKEQPPLYYTHCELDLSFLLGLSCGIIPFANHDHARRVLYQSEKHSQQALGYSTTNPNIRVDTLSQQLYYPQRPLFRTMISDCLGLPAFPQGQNGVLAKPEYFNGQNAIVAVNVHHGYNQEDSLVMNQASLERGMFRTEHVRSYKAEVDNMELFEAKRLKVKDRVDFGKAQSKIGRVDSLDDDGFPYIGANLQTGDIVIGRCAESGTDHSIKLKHTEKGKVQKVVLTANDEGQNFAVVSLRQIRSPILGDKFSSMHGQKGVVGLLESQENFPFTHQGIVPDIVINPHAFPTRQTPGQLLEAALGKGIACGGSVRYATPFTTPSIDEITNQLHRAGFSRWGSERVYNGQSGEMMRSLIFMGPTFYQRLNHMAEDKVKYRNTGPVHPLTRQPVADRKRFGGVKFGEMERDCLLAHGASANLHERLFTLSDFSQMHVCNKCDNIANVIQRSVQGGNSKLRGAYCRFCDSAENIVKVSLPYGAKLLCQELFSMGICVKFGTEHC; encoded by the exons ATGGCAGACGAAGAAAAATCAAAAG ATTTGACAGGAATGGTTGAAGTTTTATGGAGTAGTGATGATAATAACGAAGAAGCTCAAGTACAACCAGCAAATGTTGATGAAATGGAAGTAGATCTAAATTCATTATTTCATTCACCAACAAAAATAGATGTATTCTCTTCTTTCAAAACATCTAACGGTGGAAGCGTTTCGGAAAAAGCATCTACTTCTACATTCACTGATCAAGAGCCAATTAACTTGAGTGAAGAGTTTTTGAATAAGTTTTGTAAAGATATTTCTGTATCTTTTTTCGAAGAATATGGTCTGATTAATCATCAGATCGAGTCTTACAATCAGTTCGTGGAGCATGGCATCCAGAAGCTGTTTGATTCTATTCCCATGATAACTGTTGAACCTGGGTTTGATCCATCAAAAAAGGGTGAAGGGGAATGGAAATATGCTAATGTTTTCTTCGGGAAAGTGATGTTGGATAAACCCATGTTTTGGACTGGGGAGAAGTTTAGTAAAGATGATAACAAGGAGAAGTATTTGAAGTTGTTTCCTAGACATGCACGGCTTCAGAATATGACTTACTCGGCCAGAATGAAAGTTTCCGTTAAACTGGAG GTTTACACGCAGAATCTTATGAAGACTGATAAATTCAAATCCGGTAAAGAACATTCTGTTCAAAAACAAGTCATCAGTGAAGACGAAAGGGATGTTGTAATTGGTAGAATTCCGGTGATGGTCAAGTCTAATATGTGTTGGTTGAATGGCCTCGACAAAAATGATTGTGATTTCGATCAGGGAGGTTATTTTGTGGTCAAGGGTGCAGAAAAG GCATTTATCGCTCAAGAACAATTATGCTTGAATAGACTATGGGTTTATCAAAGTCCAACCTGGCTGGTTCAATATAGATCTGACTCTGAAGTGAATAAGAGGCGAAGGGTTAAAATTGAAATAGATGATGCACCAACTGGCGAGGACCAATATTTTCATGGCGGGAAAGTCCTTACCATGCACTTCATGAGTTGCAAGATTCCTCTTTGGATTGTCTTTTTTGCACTTGGAATGTCCAGTGATAAAGAAATTGTGGATACGATTGAGGTTGATATTAGCGACGCTCGCACCGTAAACATTCTCCTTGCCACTATCAATAATGCTGAAAAGGCATGTCAAGCTTTCAGTAAAGAGCGTGAAGCCCTCAAGTATATGGATGGGCAGATTAAAAACACAAAATTTCCACCTGTAGAGGAGATTGAGGAGGTCATCGGTAAATATTTATTTCCTCATCTAAATGGCCCCAAACAGAAGGCTGTATTCCTTGGTTATATGgtaaaatatctttttttatgTTACACGGGGAGAAGGAAATGTGAAAATAGGGATGATTTTCGTAACAAAAGGTTAGGTTTAGCTGGTGAATTACTTGAAAGAGAGATGCGAGCACATATCAATCATGCGAAGAGGAAGATGGCCAGAGATATGCAGAAAGATTTGTATGGAGACCGTCCTATGAAGCCAATTGATTATTATCTTGATGCTTCGATTATCACAAATGGTCTCAGCAGAGCTTTTTCTACTGGGCATTGGACCCATCCATTTAAGAAAAGCGAAAAAATTGCTGGTGTTGTTGCGAACCTTAGACGCTTAAATCCGCTGCAAATGGCATCTGATTTGAGAAAAACACGTCAGCAGGTCGGATATGTGGGGAAGGGAGGAGATGCCAGATTCCC AAATCCTTCTCACTGGGGAAAGTTGTGTTTTCTTTCTACTCCGGATGGGGAAAAATGTGGGCTTGTAAAGAATATGGCAATCACTGGACTTGTCTCCACAAATCTGATGGAGCCATTGAAGGATAAGCTTTTTGATTGTGGAATGGAGAAGCTTGTAGATGACGCATTTTCTGCCTcatggaaaggaaaggataaagTCTTTGTGAATGGAGACTGGGTTGGAGTGTGTGACGATTCGCTTTCATTTGTGACAGATCTAAAACACAGTCGTCGCAGCAAGAGAATCCCACCACAG GTGGAAATTAAATGGGATCGGAAGCATGGAGAAGTTCGTATATTTTCTGATGCTGGGAGAATCCTTAGACCACTTCTCATTGTTGAGAATATAAAGAAGATCAAATTGGTGAAAGGGGGTTACAGTTTCCAATCTCTTCTGGATGAAGGAATTGTAGAACTGATAGGggtcgaagaagaagaggactgCCAAACCGCCTGGGGCATCAAATATCTCTTTCTGGGAGAAAAAGAACAGCCTCCTTTATATTATACGCACTGTGAGCTTGACCTTTCATTCCTGTTGGGTTTAAGCTGTGGCATCATTCCGTTTGCAAACCATGACCATGCTAGGAGGGTCCTTTATCAATCTGAAAAGCACTCCCAGCAGGCGCTTGGGTACTCGACAACAAACCCCAATATTAGAGTTGACACACTGTCACAGCAGCTTTATTATCCACAGAGACCACTTTTCAGGACCATGATCTCAGATTGTCTCGGACTTCCAGCATTTCCTCAAGGTCAAAATGGGGTTCTCGCCAAGCCAGAGTATTTTAATGGACAGAATGCTATTGTGGCAGTAAATGTTCATCATGGTTACAACCAAGAAGATTCTTTGGTGATGAATCAAGCTTCTTTAGAGCGTGGAATGTTTCGAACAGAGCACGTTAGGAGTTACAAAGCTGAAGTTGACAACATGGAGTTATTCGAGGCGAAAAGGCTAAAAGTAAAGGATAGAGTTGATTTTGGTAAAGCACAAAGCAAAATTGGACGTGTTGACAGCTTGGATGACGATGGGTTTCCCTACATTGGTGCAAACCTTCAAACTGGAGATATTGTCATAGGTAGGTGTGCAGAATCTGGGACAGATCATAGCATCAAGTTGAAGCATACGGAGAAAGGGAAAGTACAAAAAGTAGTGTTGACTGCGAATGACGAGGGGCAGAACTTTGCTGTTGTTTCTCTGCGTCAG ATTCGATCACCAATTCTTGGAGATAAGTTCTCTAGTATGCATGGTCAAAAGGGAGTGGTTGGTCTGTTAGAATCTCAGGAGAATTTTCCATTCACACATCAAGGGATAGTTCCAGATATTGTGATCAACCCACATGCTTTTCCTACTCGACAAACTCCTGGCCAGCTACTTGAGGCAGCTTTAGGAAAAGGAATTGCTTGTGGAGGTTCAGTTAGATATGCTACCCCTTTCACTACTCCTTCTATCGACGAGATAACAAATCAGTTGCACAG GGCCGGGTTCTCAAGATGGGGAAGTGAGAGAGTCTATAATGGCCAAAGCGGAGAAATGATGCGTTCTTTGATCTTCATGGGGCCCACATTTTACCAGAGGTTGAATCACATGGCAGAAGATAAAGTGAAATATAGGAACACGGGTCCGGTGCATCCTCTCACTCGTCAACCTGTAGCAGATAGGAAGCGTTTTGGTGGGGTGAAGTTTGGGGAGATGGAGAGAGATTGCCTTCTCGCCCATGGTGCTTCTGCTAACCTGCATGAGCGTCTTTTCACACTTAGTGATTTCTCACAGATGCATGTCTGCAACAAATGTGACAACATTGCGAATGTGATACAGCGATCTGTTCAAGGGGGTAATTCTAAGCTCAGGGGTGCTTATTGTCGCTTTTGTGACTCTGCAGAAAATATAGTGAAGGTGAGCCTACCATATGGAGCTAAGTTACTTTGTCAAGAGCTTTTTAGCATGGGAATATGTGTCAAGTTTGGCACTGAGCATTGTTGA